In a genomic window of Alcanivorax sp.:
- a CDS encoding Ig-like domain-containing protein: protein MKTRNLWLATAAATLAACGGDAGDTPSIAGWQQAEVYYSYPYDGQQNLSPKTPLVLRFSHAMEVDAGHFTLLYCDQPGDDCDDTGDNHVALSTPRSLDGGKGVTLQPQSPLQPHSHYRLVIDGIETEQGSPVFPDGGLDFVTRLSEDGPLSSQMATPNLAVSQIIPDGDALPFMDFSTLRVRFNQMLDPETLQYGDTDGGASVELEHQGDTVPAALLVKGNAVTIDPLQDLTPGQQYTLTFTSSVRGVDQAQLTGGFEQSWTARNSMPRATLVQEALSASDDPSDPCNAPDALVAKLTGATMNCVPIQSTLLGDKDATMQTGDVFAELAFLPNYPDVSPLRIPRNSLLTGSNVTVKVAGEVEAGIETGAISVTFLSDASGYLLPNPYSDAHEAPKQVKLYMDVSMTAENPEANGALSQTLMHVELNGMALVKDGRMEIDAVGIVEPKVLGQETAFGLLSFHMKSYEDQENAPQPVPDMTAPQLQSMVPAVEDDGTALTARPGDAVILNFDEPLDPSTLRAGDTFGLQQGGSYVAVDWYLDGASLVMRPTTPLAFGESYTAIVSAQVSDLAGNAVVPVNEPFSLPERVGDTAPPIVLTSYPGFPCAADKEHWEIEAGNHGFCQGGKVEDDRNPVPSMPADRAIRVNFSQDIAAESVVFDNTDACNVGSFRVEKVVLDPNTGRPLRYDEDGKRKYSCEAGVTGKLAVGNRSLVFTPDQPWEEDAYYRYILMSVNQTSAQQPDDCSSGEAICSTDGKRLQTAMLRAPDSDMGGPDMHLHFIAGAPVASVFQPLKNLPTADLNGNGYFDQGEPGYNGGEPGANTTALIIDESKGDNGSEGGVSDPALVCDLPERCGIHVVGGLNSEVIGAAEPYDDPSTPEVEAWPAVRVGLYPTLIQASSVTLKVKIIGLFDSDTPTETQFMRMRYNCVAWPEDAENFCGKQNPDGSFVYDEWERQGLIPGWIVQTPDGPEFRADVNLYLDAPYMHILLDGSHNQHSYPLTMNLAGPVTFLPDGRMVIEQLNSNDIAVDVNLSVLFLNPKIYLKIPAGGVKLQYLGEPIKQ from the coding sequence AGGTCCCTGGATGGCGGCAAGGGCGTTACGCTGCAGCCGCAGAGTCCGCTGCAGCCCCACAGCCATTACCGGCTGGTGATCGACGGCATTGAAACGGAGCAGGGCAGTCCGGTGTTCCCGGATGGCGGTCTGGATTTCGTCACCCGTCTCAGTGAAGACGGCCCCCTGTCCAGCCAGATGGCCACACCGAATCTGGCTGTCAGCCAGATCATTCCCGATGGTGATGCGCTGCCGTTCATGGATTTCTCCACCCTGCGGGTGCGCTTCAATCAGATGCTCGACCCGGAAACCCTGCAGTATGGTGATACCGATGGTGGTGCCTCCGTGGAGTTGGAGCACCAGGGCGACACCGTGCCCGCCGCGCTGCTGGTCAAGGGCAATGCGGTCACCATCGACCCGCTGCAGGACCTGACCCCCGGGCAGCAGTACACCCTGACGTTCACCTCGTCAGTACGGGGTGTGGATCAGGCCCAACTGACCGGCGGGTTCGAACAGAGCTGGACCGCCCGGAATTCCATGCCCCGGGCTACCCTGGTGCAGGAAGCCCTGAGCGCCAGTGATGACCCGAGCGACCCGTGCAATGCCCCGGATGCCCTGGTGGCCAAGCTCACTGGCGCCACCATGAACTGTGTGCCGATCCAGTCCACCCTGCTGGGCGACAAGGATGCCACCATGCAGACCGGCGATGTGTTTGCGGAGCTGGCGTTTCTGCCCAACTACCCGGATGTGTCGCCGTTGCGGATTCCCCGCAACAGTCTGCTCACTGGCAGCAATGTCACCGTCAAAGTAGCGGGTGAAGTGGAGGCCGGTATCGAGACTGGTGCCATCTCGGTGACCTTCCTGTCCGATGCGTCCGGCTATCTGTTGCCCAACCCCTACAGCGATGCCCATGAAGCGCCCAAGCAGGTGAAGCTGTATATGGATGTGTCCATGACGGCGGAAAACCCGGAAGCCAATGGCGCCCTCAGCCAGACCCTCATGCACGTGGAACTCAATGGCATGGCGCTGGTGAAAGACGGCCGCATGGAAATCGATGCAGTGGGCATTGTGGAGCCGAAAGTGCTCGGTCAGGAAACCGCCTTCGGCCTGCTCAGCTTTCACATGAAGTCCTATGAGGACCAGGAGAACGCGCCGCAACCGGTACCGGATATGACCGCGCCGCAATTGCAGTCCATGGTCCCGGCAGTGGAAGACGATGGCACGGCCCTTACCGCCCGCCCCGGCGATGCGGTGATCCTGAATTTCGATGAGCCCCTGGATCCCTCCACCCTGCGAGCCGGTGACACCTTCGGCCTGCAACAGGGCGGCAGCTATGTGGCGGTGGACTGGTACCTGGATGGCGCGTCCCTGGTGATGCGCCCGACCACCCCGCTGGCGTTCGGCGAGAGTTATACCGCCATAGTCAGCGCCCAGGTCAGCGACCTGGCCGGCAACGCCGTGGTCCCGGTCAATGAACCCTTCAGCCTGCCCGAGCGGGTGGGTGACACGGCGCCGCCCATCGTTCTGACCAGTTACCCGGGCTTCCCCTGTGCCGCCGACAAGGAGCACTGGGAAATCGAAGCGGGTAACCATGGCTTCTGTCAGGGGGGCAAGGTGGAAGACGACCGTAACCCGGTGCCCTCAATGCCGGCGGATCGCGCCATCCGGGTGAATTTTTCCCAGGATATCGCCGCAGAGTCAGTGGTCTTTGACAATACCGATGCCTGCAACGTGGGAAGCTTCCGGGTGGAAAAAGTGGTGCTCGACCCGAACACTGGTCGCCCCCTGCGTTATGACGAAGACGGCAAGCGCAAATACAGCTGCGAAGCCGGGGTCACCGGCAAGCTGGCAGTGGGTAACCGCAGCCTGGTGTTCACCCCGGATCAGCCCTGGGAAGAGGACGCCTATTACCGCTATATCCTGATGAGCGTGAACCAGACCTCTGCCCAGCAGCCGGATGATTGCAGCAGCGGCGAAGCCATCTGCTCCACCGACGGCAAGCGCCTGCAAACAGCCATGCTGCGCGCCCCGGACAGCGACATGGGCGGGCCAGATATGCATCTGCACTTCATTGCCGGCGCTCCTGTGGCCAGTGTCTTCCAGCCGCTCAAGAATCTGCCCACCGCCGACTTGAACGGTAACGGCTACTTTGATCAGGGAGAGCCCGGCTACAACGGTGGCGAGCCCGGCGCCAACACCACGGCGTTGATCATTGATGAAAGCAAAGGCGACAACGGCAGCGAGGGCGGTGTCTCCGATCCGGCGCTGGTCTGTGATCTGCCGGAGCGATGTGGCATTCACGTGGTCGGTGGTCTCAACTCCGAGGTGATTGGTGCAGCGGAGCCTTACGATGATCCGTCGACACCGGAAGTCGAAGCCTGGCCGGCTGTCAGGGTGGGCCTGTATCCCACCCTGATACAGGCATCGTCAGTGACCCTCAAAGTGAAAATTATCGGCCTGTTTGACAGCGATACCCCCACGGAAACCCAGTTCATGCGCATGCGTTACAACTGTGTGGCCTGGCCGGAAGATGCGGAGAATTTCTGTGGCAAACAGAATCCTGATGGCAGCTTTGTCTACGATGAGTGGGAGCGGCAGGGGTTGATCCCCGGGTGGATTGTGCAAACCCCGGACGGCCCGGAATTCCGTGCCGATGTGAACCTCTATCTGGATGCCCCTTACATGCACATCCTGCTGGATGGTTCCCACAACCAGCATAGCTACCCGTTGACCATGAACCTGGCCGGGCCAGTGACCTTCCTGCCAGATGGTCGCATGGTGATCGAACAGCTCAACAGCAATGACATTGCCGTGGACGTAAACCTGTCGGTGCTGTTCCTGAATCCGAAGATCTATCTGAAGATCCCCGCAGGCGGGGTGAAGCTTCAGTACCTGGGAGAGCCCATCAAGCAGTAA
- a CDS encoding outer membrane protein transport protein: MTTKTLTRWGAAVIVSTALSSPGFAAMGNTANTYGLLPLDVGTAQAMSLFNTQASALYYNPAYLTRDPRGELTVGLLHGEHELDVNSLGNPSGGGAAVIRDGSRMNVADTQQQVIALKTDLTDITKFEHPLYFAIIAGVEKYGEEMLAFDSKTSREGQTFNYGRQPLFLNLGGGLELANGITTGASAHISLRNKATLIASADLAGETQYEELSVTAKPVIRPVLSMNLEWDKVFCGKEDCGIWTGLETAFAFRGHTEARTSVESNLTIPGTVIDPGITVLIDTIDSYQPDIFSAGLLYHFTDNFRASVTVEQQNWKDLEKELERDTVKDQAQAEFKDIIVPRIGAEWTVNKNIILFGGVAYQESPLESIQTPDVNYFDNDKLVVGLGSSLIIHNPPILAYPMRLDFGYQFQKLEEREFELTTTRPGVANPYERVSTDGEVHVFSGSLTLKF, translated from the coding sequence ATGACTACCAAGACCCTGACCCGCTGGGGAGCTGCTGTCATTGTCAGCACTGCCCTGTCCAGCCCAGGCTTTGCTGCCATGGGGAACACCGCCAATACCTATGGCCTGCTGCCACTGGATGTGGGCACTGCACAGGCCATGTCCTTGTTCAACACGCAAGCGTCTGCGCTCTATTACAACCCGGCCTACCTGACCCGGGATCCCCGTGGTGAGCTGACGGTAGGCCTGCTTCATGGTGAGCATGAACTGGACGTCAATAGCCTGGGCAACCCCAGTGGTGGCGGTGCTGCAGTGATCCGCGATGGTAGCCGCATGAACGTGGCGGATACCCAGCAGCAGGTTATTGCCCTCAAGACAGACCTGACGGATATCACCAAATTCGAGCACCCGCTGTACTTCGCAATCATCGCCGGTGTGGAAAAATACGGCGAGGAAATGCTGGCGTTTGACTCCAAGACTTCCCGTGAAGGGCAGACCTTCAACTATGGCCGCCAACCCCTGTTCCTGAATCTTGGCGGCGGTCTGGAGTTGGCCAATGGCATTACCACGGGGGCCTCGGCGCACATCTCCCTGCGCAATAAGGCAACCCTGATTGCCAGTGCGGACCTGGCCGGTGAGACACAGTATGAAGAACTGAGCGTTACCGCCAAGCCCGTGATTCGCCCTGTGCTGTCCATGAACCTGGAATGGGACAAGGTGTTCTGTGGCAAAGAGGACTGCGGTATCTGGACTGGCCTGGAAACGGCCTTTGCCTTTCGTGGCCATACCGAGGCCCGCACCTCGGTTGAATCCAACCTGACCATTCCTGGCACCGTGATCGATCCCGGCATTACCGTTCTGATCGACACCATCGATTCCTATCAGCCTGATATTTTCAGTGCCGGCCTGTTGTATCACTTTACCGATAACTTCCGCGCCTCCGTCACCGTCGAGCAGCAAAACTGGAAAGACCTGGAAAAAGAGCTGGAGCGTGACACGGTCAAGGACCAGGCCCAGGCAGAGTTCAAGGACATCATCGTGCCGCGTATCGGTGCGGAATGGACAGTAAACAAGAACATCATTCTGTTTGGTGGTGTGGCCTATCAGGAAAGCCCACTGGAAAGCATTCAGACCCCGGACGTGAACTACTTCGACAATGACAAGCTTGTTGTTGGTCTGGGTAGCTCCCTGATTATTCATAATCCGCCGATTCTGGCATACCCGATGCGGCTCGATTTCGGTTACCAGTTCCAGAAGCTGGAAGAGCGTGAGTTTGAATTGACCACCACCCGTCCCGGCGTGGCCAACCCTTATGAGCGAGTGAGCACCGACGGAGAAGTCCATGTTTTCTCCGGCTCACTGACGCTGAAGTTCTAA
- a CDS encoding Ig-like domain-containing protein, translating to MKKNNIALTLTALTAAVLTGCGGDSSNVSFDTPTFNARNLHYTYPLDNQTQLAPRAIVALQFSHAVNVSAENFLFTDADGEDVAFTLESVANGRGVVLTPVDALAPAAQYKVVMNGVTVDGEATTFKDGELNFTTRAALEGPLDTQQTAASFEVESLFPDDQQFKSMDFSSFRLRTTKPVDGSSAVYGDTVSLMSNGELVPAQLLVGRTAITVDPLEDMTPGQTYELVVNEVLSQSGESIASFTHSTVPKDTTSPTTGERAVLVTNAPPADDSLGCQDEGVITSDLTGQPINCVPVIGTLLQDKTVSKQTGDVYAELAFAPNFPDVTPLRVKKGGILKGDALEVLIGGEVPLGFDSGEVTVQIISDATGYLFPNPNAESDDAPKQLRLMMDVAFSTTDARANGAFTQNVLHLELVGTGLIEDGQLNTDAITVVEPRVLGVESSYGILSFRMESYQDQENAPLPPVDSVNPFVPVLDGDNGPELSWQPGNVADRMEPGEPIVIHFNEILELSSIVPGESLMLTKGGVSEPFSWEHSGNALVITPDTPVEYGVEYVVTTTPEITDLAGNPLQMLDSLEGDNSLDFTLPEYVVDDGGEDVRRGPFAATVYPGFPCASSAASQAEIDAGTQGVCMSSSPESEQVEIDELPIVGLPANRPVKVRFSQNMDPDTVVLGDTVLVQEDDNGTWVDVDGELTVETRGFTFTPNQPWDDTGDTLYRYVMVGNGGGPGCAGICSADGLPLQTAPLLGGGLKDGGPDMEILFRGEVAADTIFQELANLPSADVNNNFQIDSGEPVITGDTLDPADTPANATFIVPRGTGGEGLVAYANTGCGFDNPADGTPTQCDSDKIMYVGCC from the coding sequence ATGAAAAAGAACAACATTGCCCTCACACTGACCGCCCTCACTGCTGCCGTATTAACCGGCTGCGGCGGAGACAGCAGCAATGTGAGTTTCGATACGCCCACCTTCAATGCGCGCAACCTGCACTACACCTACCCGCTGGATAATCAGACCCAGTTGGCGCCGCGCGCCATTGTGGCACTGCAATTCAGCCATGCGGTCAATGTGTCGGCGGAGAACTTCTTGTTCACCGATGCGGATGGCGAGGATGTGGCCTTTACCCTGGAATCCGTGGCTAATGGTCGCGGTGTGGTGCTGACACCTGTAGATGCGCTGGCGCCCGCCGCCCAATACAAGGTCGTCATGAACGGGGTGACAGTGGATGGAGAAGCGACCACCTTCAAGGATGGCGAGCTGAACTTCACCACCCGCGCCGCCCTGGAAGGTCCGCTGGATACCCAGCAGACTGCGGCCAGCTTCGAAGTGGAATCCCTGTTCCCGGATGACCAGCAGTTCAAAAGCATGGATTTCTCCAGCTTCCGGCTGCGCACCACCAAGCCTGTTGATGGTTCCTCGGCGGTTTACGGTGATACCGTCAGCCTGATGAGTAATGGTGAGCTGGTGCCGGCGCAACTGCTGGTGGGGCGCACCGCTATTACCGTGGACCCGTTGGAAGATATGACCCCCGGCCAGACCTACGAGCTGGTGGTCAATGAAGTGTTGAGCCAGTCCGGCGAAAGCATTGCTTCCTTTACACACTCCACCGTGCCCAAGGACACCACCTCACCGACCACTGGTGAGCGGGCAGTGCTGGTGACCAATGCGCCGCCGGCAGATGATTCCCTTGGCTGTCAGGATGAAGGTGTAATCACCTCGGACCTGACCGGCCAGCCGATCAACTGTGTGCCGGTGATCGGCACCCTGCTGCAGGACAAGACGGTATCCAAGCAAACCGGTGATGTGTATGCCGAGCTCGCCTTTGCTCCCAACTTCCCCGATGTGACACCGCTGCGCGTCAAGAAAGGCGGCATCCTCAAGGGGGATGCGCTTGAGGTGCTGATCGGCGGTGAAGTGCCGCTGGGCTTTGATTCCGGCGAAGTGACCGTGCAGATCATTTCCGATGCCACCGGTTACCTTTTCCCCAACCCCAATGCGGAAAGCGATGACGCCCCCAAGCAGCTGCGGCTGATGATGGATGTGGCCTTTTCCACCACCGACGCCCGGGCCAATGGTGCTTTCACCCAGAACGTGCTGCATCTGGAGCTGGTGGGCACCGGCCTGATTGAAGATGGCCAGCTCAACACCGATGCCATCACCGTGGTGGAGCCGCGGGTACTGGGTGTGGAAAGCAGCTATGGCATCCTCAGTTTCCGTATGGAGTCCTACCAGGATCAGGAAAATGCGCCCCTGCCGCCGGTGGATTCCGTGAATCCTTTTGTGCCTGTTCTGGATGGCGATAACGGTCCGGAGCTGTCCTGGCAGCCGGGTAATGTGGCTGACCGCATGGAGCCGGGTGAGCCCATCGTGATTCACTTCAATGAGATTCTCGAGCTTTCCAGCATCGTACCGGGGGAAAGCTTGATGTTGACGAAAGGGGGTGTCAGTGAGCCCTTCAGCTGGGAGCACAGCGGTAATGCCCTGGTGATCACCCCGGACACCCCGGTGGAATACGGGGTGGAATATGTGGTGACCACCACACCGGAAATCACCGACCTGGCCGGCAACCCGCTGCAGATGCTCGATTCCCTGGAAGGGGATAACTCCCTGGACTTCACCCTGCCGGAATACGTGGTGGATGATGGCGGCGAAGATGTCCGTCGTGGCCCCTTCGCGGCCACAGTCTATCCGGGCTTCCCCTGCGCCAGCAGCGCCGCCTCTCAGGCGGAAATTGATGCCGGTACCCAGGGTGTGTGCATGTCTTCCAGCCCGGAGAGCGAGCAGGTGGAGATTGATGAGCTGCCCATCGTGGGGTTGCCCGCCAATCGCCCGGTCAAGGTGCGTTTCTCCCAGAACATGGACCCGGACACTGTGGTGCTGGGCGATACTGTACTGGTGCAGGAAGACGATAACGGCACCTGGGTGGACGTGGACGGTGAACTTACCGTGGAAACGCGCGGTTTCACGTTTACCCCGAACCAGCCCTGGGATGACACCGGCGACACCCTCTATCGTTATGTGATGGTGGGTAACGGTGGTGGTCCCGGCTGCGCCGGCATCTGTTCCGCCGATGGTCTGCCGCTGCAAACCGCACCGTTGCTCGGTGGAGGCCTGAAAGACGGTGGCCCGGACATGGAGATTCTGTTCCGTGGTGAAGTCGCTGCGGACACCATCTTCCAGGAACTGGCCAACCTGCCCAGCGCAGATGTGAACAACAACTTCCAGATTGATAGCGGCGAACCGGTCATCACCGGCGATACGCTGGATCCGGCGGATACGCCCGCCAACGCCACCTTCATCGTGCCCCGTGGCACCGGTGGCGAAGGCCTGGTGGCCTACGCCAACACCGGTTGTGGTTTTGATAATCCGGCCGACGGCACGCCGACCCAGTGTGACAGCGACAAGATCATGTACGTGGGTTGTTGCTGA
- a CDS encoding outer membrane protein transport protein translates to MSVSFKGRAAAVAGGLLVNSIALGSMGNIGTTYGVLPFDLATAQALSLFNSQTSATYYNPAYLAKDPRGELTAGFMHAEHELRANSLGGADAPVRKGDVIQDSPSQHVLIGMKTDLTSLTKYDHPLYLGLMLGVEKYGEEMLAFESQTSQQGQYFEYGREPLFLNLGGATQLWRGIDVGATARITLHASADLAATTDLAGNTRYEKLEVSAKPSIRPIFGINMDWGDTFCAEGDDCWFNGLETALAYRGYSNTKTEVNANAVIPGVISSPGLILAINTLDSYQPNILSGGLHYQSGPWRTGVSLEWQEWSALEEEFERDTIKDQAVNGDVGQLRFKDVVIPRVGAQYRFNDTFTFNGGVAFSESPLDSDASVDVNYLDSDKWIVGLGVAAEFNEPWLLAYPVRLDFGYQYQKLDAREFDIYDTQSAVYPQPSERLEAEGDVHVFSGSLTLKF, encoded by the coding sequence ATGTCTGTTTCATTCAAGGGACGCGCTGCCGCCGTTGCCGGTGGTTTGCTGGTGAATTCTATTGCCCTGGGCAGTATGGGTAACATCGGTACCACCTACGGCGTGCTGCCATTTGATCTGGCCACGGCCCAGGCCCTGAGCCTGTTCAACAGCCAGACCTCTGCCACCTATTACAACCCGGCCTATCTGGCCAAGGACCCGCGCGGCGAACTCACCGCCGGTTTCATGCATGCCGAGCATGAGCTGCGTGCCAACAGCCTGGGCGGCGCCGATGCGCCGGTGCGCAAGGGTGATGTGATTCAGGATTCCCCCTCCCAGCATGTGCTGATCGGCATGAAGACCGACCTCACCTCGCTGACCAAATACGACCACCCCCTCTACCTGGGTCTGATGCTGGGGGTGGAAAAATACGGTGAGGAAATGCTCGCGTTCGAGTCCCAGACTTCCCAACAAGGGCAGTATTTTGAATACGGCCGTGAGCCGCTGTTTCTGAACCTGGGTGGTGCCACCCAGCTGTGGCGAGGTATCGACGTGGGTGCCACCGCGCGCATCACCCTGCACGCGTCAGCGGATCTGGCCGCCACCACCGACCTGGCCGGCAACACCCGTTACGAAAAGCTGGAAGTGTCTGCCAAGCCCTCCATCCGCCCAATCTTCGGCATCAACATGGACTGGGGCGACACCTTCTGCGCCGAGGGTGATGACTGCTGGTTCAACGGCCTGGAAACCGCGCTGGCCTATCGCGGCTATTCCAATACCAAAACCGAAGTGAACGCCAACGCGGTGATCCCCGGTGTCATTTCCAGCCCGGGCCTGATACTGGCCATCAATACCCTGGATTCCTACCAGCCGAATATTCTCAGTGGTGGCCTGCATTACCAGTCCGGCCCATGGCGCACCGGGGTGAGCCTGGAGTGGCAGGAGTGGTCGGCGCTGGAAGAGGAGTTCGAGCGCGACACCATCAAGGACCAGGCCGTTAATGGCGATGTGGGCCAGCTGCGTTTCAAGGACGTGGTGATTCCGCGAGTCGGCGCCCAGTACCGCTTCAACGACACCTTCACCTTCAATGGCGGGGTGGCCTTCAGCGAGTCACCGCTGGATTCCGACGCCTCCGTGGATGTGAACTATCTGGATAGCGACAAGTGGATCGTGGGTCTGGGTGTGGCCGCCGAGTTCAATGAGCCCTGGCTGCTGGCCTACCCGGTGCGCCTGGATTTCGGCTACCAGTATCAGAAGCTGGACGCCCGGGAATTCGATATCTATGACACCCAGTCCGCCGTTTATCCGCAGCCCAGCGAACGGCTGGAAGCGGAAGGTGACGTTCACGTCTTCAGCGGTTCCCTGACCCTGAAATTCTGA